One part of the Paenibacillus antri genome encodes these proteins:
- a CDS encoding carbohydrate ABC transporter permease, producing the protein MRRWLHSQALWGYLFIGPAVLGLLAFVVLPVLFSLVLSFTNWDGSASISFIGLDNFARLFQDVVYLKAMRTTGIYALIAVPLTVAASILVAALLDRRIAGRNVYRTIFFIPSITMPIAIAVVWKWLYNSSTGLINFMLGLVGIDGPSWLTDPNVILWSVIIISVWAGIGSNMVILLAGLQGIPESYYEAARIDGASAVRRFLYITVPMLTPTIFFVTVTSFISSFQVFDLVYIFASSSSSGGGGVLLEATRTAVYSIYQNGFQFFKIGYASAQAWVLFLVILLITLVQLRLQKRWVHYE; encoded by the coding sequence ATGCGGCGATGGCTTCACAGTCAGGCGTTATGGGGATATTTGTTTATCGGGCCGGCGGTGCTGGGATTGCTGGCGTTCGTCGTTCTGCCGGTGCTGTTCTCGCTCGTGCTGAGCTTCACGAATTGGGACGGTTCCGCTTCGATTTCCTTCATCGGTCTCGACAATTTCGCGAGATTGTTCCAAGACGTAGTCTATTTGAAGGCCATGAGAACGACGGGCATCTATGCGCTCATCGCGGTGCCGCTGACCGTTGCGGCGTCGATCCTCGTCGCCGCGCTGCTCGACCGACGCATCGCGGGCCGCAATGTGTACCGTACGATCTTCTTTATTCCTTCGATCACGATGCCGATCGCGATCGCGGTCGTCTGGAAGTGGCTATATAATTCTTCCACGGGTCTGATTAACTTCATGCTCGGGCTCGTCGGCATCGACGGCCCGTCCTGGCTGACCGATCCGAACGTCATCCTGTGGAGCGTCATCATCATCTCCGTCTGGGCGGGCATCGGCTCCAATATGGTCATTCTGCTCGCGGGTCTGCAAGGGATCCCGGAGTCGTATTACGAGGCCGCGCGGATCGACGGGGCGTCGGCGGTTAGACGGTTTTTGTACATCACGGTTCCGATGCTGACGCCGACGATCTTCTTCGTGACCGTCACGAGCTTCATCTCTTCCTTCCAAGTGTTCGATCTCGTGTATATTTTCGCTTCGAGCTCCAGCAGCGGGGGAGGCGGCGTGCTGCTCGAGGCGACGAGAACGGCGGTCTATTCCATCTACCAGAACGGATTCCAATTCTTTAAGATCGGGTATGCGTCGGCGCAGGCATGGGTGCTCTTCCTCGTCATCCTGCTCATTACGCTCGTTCAGCTCCGTCTGCAGAAACGATGGGTGCACTACGAATGA
- a CDS encoding carbohydrate ABC transporter permease, with protein MRSIASKTVLHAVLLLCAAFMFLPFFWMITTSVKTYADSVQIPPVWFPTRFEFSWYVEVFERVQFGTYLKNTVIMTLGRVLPQVLVCAMAGYGFARLKFPGRDVLFVIVLALLMVPGQVVLIPQYFEVVKLGWIDTFAGLIVPQIFSAYGVFLLRQFFLTLPAELEEAAKIDGAHYGTIFFRVLLPLTTPAIATMAFFGILWSWNDFLWPLVVVNSESMKVLSVGMSALQGNTRGGLEYPLIMAGAVLCTVPLIVFFVALQNYIVKGIAFSGIKG; from the coding sequence ATGCGGTCGATCGCCTCCAAGACGGTTTTACATGCGGTCTTGCTGCTCTGCGCGGCGTTCATGTTCTTGCCCTTCTTCTGGATGATTACGACGTCCGTCAAGACGTACGCGGATTCGGTGCAAATTCCGCCCGTGTGGTTCCCGACGCGGTTCGAATTCAGTTGGTACGTCGAAGTGTTCGAACGCGTGCAATTCGGAACGTATTTGAAAAATACGGTCATCATGACGCTCGGGCGCGTCTTGCCGCAGGTGCTCGTGTGCGCCATGGCGGGCTACGGCTTCGCGAGGTTAAAGTTTCCCGGCCGCGACGTTCTCTTCGTCATCGTGCTTGCGCTGCTGATGGTGCCGGGGCAGGTCGTGTTGATTCCGCAATATTTCGAGGTCGTGAAGCTGGGATGGATCGACACGTTCGCGGGGCTGATCGTACCGCAAATTTTTTCCGCGTACGGGGTGTTCCTGTTGCGGCAGTTTTTCTTGACGCTGCCCGCGGAGCTGGAGGAGGCCGCCAAGATCGACGGAGCGCACTACGGCACGATTTTCTTCCGCGTTCTGCTGCCGCTCACGACGCCGGCGATCGCCACGATGGCGTTCTTCGGCATCCTCTGGAGCTGGAACGACTTCCTGTGGCCGCTCGTCGTCGTGAACAGCGAAAGCATGAAGGTGTTGTCCGTCGGCATGAGCGCGCTGCAAGGCAATACGCGGGGCGGTCTCGAGTATCCTCTCATCATGGCGGGCGCGGTATTGTGTACCGTCCCGTTGATCGTGTTCTTCGTCGCCTTACAGAACTACATTGTCAAAGGTATCGCGTTCAGCGGAATCAAGGGATAA
- a CDS encoding MurR/RpiR family transcriptional regulator: MPNQTDTLLMIKVIYPSLTKTEKKVADLILQHSDSAMMATITNLAEQAGVGETTILRFCRKLGFKGYQDFKLSIAIDLVNLPTHINDEIDEDDDYQMVARKTTANNERMVQDTLGTINMIELKKAVKALIGARKIYVYGLVSSGTTAQDVYYRLMRIGMNVEAQRDAHIIAMTAALAGEQDVVFGISTSGGTVDMVEAFRRARKNGATTIALTGNGESALAAVSDITLLVPSKEMPLQGGSFSTKIAQMNLLDVLLTLVTMELKDTAYDSIKLTAKAVVDRMV, encoded by the coding sequence ATGCCTAACCAAACGGATACGTTGCTGATGATCAAGGTCATCTATCCGTCGCTTACGAAAACGGAGAAGAAGGTCGCCGACCTCATCCTGCAACATTCGGATTCGGCCATGATGGCGACGATCACGAATTTGGCGGAGCAAGCCGGCGTCGGCGAGACGACGATTCTGCGTTTCTGCCGTAAGCTGGGTTTTAAGGGGTATCAGGATTTCAAACTGTCGATCGCGATCGACTTAGTGAATCTGCCGACGCATATTAACGACGAAATCGACGAGGACGACGATTACCAGATGGTCGCCCGCAAGACGACGGCGAACAACGAACGAATGGTGCAGGACACGCTCGGCACGATCAACATGATCGAACTGAAGAAGGCGGTCAAGGCGTTGATCGGCGCGAGGAAAATATATGTATACGGCCTCGTTTCCTCGGGAACGACGGCGCAAGACGTCTATTATCGCCTGATGCGCATCGGGATGAATGTGGAAGCGCAGCGCGACGCTCATATTATCGCGATGACGGCGGCGCTCGCCGGCGAGCAGGACGTCGTGTTCGGCATCTCGACGTCCGGAGGCACGGTCGATATGGTCGAAGCGTTCCGCCGGGCGAGGAAGAACGGCGCGACGACGATCGCGCTGACCGGCAACGGGGAATCCGCGCTCGCGGCCGTCTCGGACATTACGCTGCTCGTCCCTTCGAAGGAGATGCCCCTTCAGGGAGGCTCGTTCAGTACGAAGATCGCGCAGATGAATTTGCTGGACGTCTTGCTGACGCTGGTAACCATGGAGTTGAAAGACACCGCCTACGACTCTATCAAGCTTACCGCCAAAGCGGTCGTCGATCGCATGGTGTAA
- a CDS encoding Gfo/Idh/MocA family protein — MIEAALLGAGGRGMFAYGEYARKRPNEIRFVAVAEPDEERRTRFAEQHGIPEERRFETWERLLAHPKLCRALLVCTQDNDHYEPTMRALEQGYDILLEKPMSTDPSEALAIARRAEELGRVLTVCHPMRYSPYFQEAKRIVDGGEIGRVMTVQWTENVGYWHQAHSFVRGNWRNAGQSSPMILQKSCHDMDMLQWLIGTECEAVSSFGSLSYFHEGNAPAGSAARCTDGCAVERTCPFSAIKWYYNEKTDFVQRAASISNKLEDRWEAIRTGPYGRCVYRCDNDVVDHQVVNLRFEGDVTVSFTMTGFTEENARTFKIMGTEGQIRGNEERNELEVKRFGGARRMYYPEQVEGGHNGADTMLMSEFVKQLERGAPASLTSGIVSAKSHLIAFAAEASRRSGRTIDMKEYIESL; from the coding sequence ATGATTGAAGCGGCATTGCTTGGCGCCGGAGGGAGAGGCATGTTCGCGTACGGGGAATACGCGCGGAAGCGTCCGAACGAAATTCGGTTCGTCGCGGTGGCGGAGCCGGACGAGGAGCGCAGAACGCGCTTCGCGGAGCAACACGGCATTCCCGAGGAACGCCGGTTCGAAACCTGGGAGCGGCTGCTGGCGCATCCGAAGCTGTGTCGGGCGCTGCTCGTGTGCACGCAGGACAACGATCATTACGAGCCTACGATGCGGGCGCTCGAACAAGGGTATGACATTTTGCTCGAGAAGCCGATGTCGACCGACCCTTCGGAAGCGCTGGCTATCGCGCGCCGCGCGGAGGAGCTCGGCAGGGTCCTGACCGTATGTCATCCGATGCGCTACTCGCCTTATTTTCAAGAAGCGAAGCGAATCGTCGACGGCGGGGAGATCGGCCGCGTCATGACCGTGCAGTGGACGGAGAACGTCGGTTACTGGCATCAGGCGCACAGCTTCGTCCGCGGAAACTGGCGCAACGCAGGGCAGTCGAGCCCGATGATTCTGCAGAAAAGCTGCCATGACATGGATATGCTGCAATGGCTCATCGGCACCGAGTGCGAGGCCGTCTCTTCGTTCGGAAGCCTCTCGTATTTTCACGAGGGCAACGCGCCGGCAGGCTCCGCGGCGCGCTGCACGGACGGCTGCGCCGTGGAGAGAACCTGCCCGTTCTCGGCGATCAAGTGGTATTACAACGAGAAGACGGATTTCGTTCAGCGCGCCGCGTCGATCTCGAACAAACTCGAAGATCGGTGGGAAGCGATCCGGACCGGCCCGTACGGTCGATGCGTGTATCGGTGCGACAACGACGTCGTCGATCATCAAGTCGTCAACCTGCGCTTCGAAGGGGACGTAACGGTCTCGTTCACCATGACCGGCTTTACGGAGGAAAACGCGCGCACGTTCAAAATCATGGGAACCGAAGGCCAAATACGCGGCAATGAAGAACGCAATGAACTCGAAGTCAAACGGTTCGGCGGCGCGAGACGGATGTACTATCCGGAACAGGTGGAAGGCGGTCATAACGGAGCGGATACGATGCTGATGAGCGAGTTCGTGAAGCAGTTGGAGAGAGGCGCTCCGGCTTCGCTCACGTCGGGCATCGTCTCCGCGAAGAGCCATCTGATCGCCTTCGCCGCGGAAGCGTCCCGGCGCTCCGGCCGAACGATCGACATGAAGGAATATATCGAATCGCTTTAA
- a CDS encoding cache domain-containing sensor histidine kinase: MTPLVTLVDLMRRSVQWRLTFYFLLILTPIIAVSLYALDRSEQIVREQVDVRTREAMLSSMDQIDMFMNNVDQLTVHISGNKEMNRLLTNQDSPTKTILNAVTLKRQIVDIALMSKQVENVWMIVDPLGTLISPATGGRPFHYADLDWYQATIAAQGGVVLILPSQDAPQPHPQQTYMYGDPAFDPAQNAELLTLTRKMGLGIHGSAASRSVVGVSVSKKTLLEFGNRLLFTDDSHIFLVSPQGELIASTLSEPASVPWREWVGRNVSGRRVPYSSDPMYVTSVSSQSSDWSMILIQPERLIKHEPAQLQRFTVVMIAVSLLLACGVSLVVYSGIASPMRGLLNGMRQWKSGNRQVQLPNYRKDEFGLLTEEFNRMVELQDRYIRESYEHLLQKTETELKFLQSQINPHFLYNTLDSIYWETRNYEAGASSEMVLCLSKFFRLSLMKGRQAFTMQETMEHLKYYIRIQQLRFGDSIAFEQRISPESAGLFVLKLILQPLVENAIVHGLEKKPGGGTLTISSGVEGDDLVIRVEDTGNGIPEERLRYIREELDKVTGQSLRSFSQPRVELFGLANVQTRLKLYYGEGSGVVVESEGGRGTRSVVRIPVELCGSESRGGGAA; the protein is encoded by the coding sequence TTGACGCCATTGGTGACGCTGGTAGATCTGATGAGAAGATCGGTGCAATGGAGGTTGACGTTTTACTTCCTGCTGATCTTGACGCCGATTATCGCGGTAAGCCTCTATGCCCTCGACCGATCGGAGCAGATCGTGCGGGAGCAGGTCGATGTCCGAACGAGGGAAGCCATGCTGTCTTCGATGGATCAGATCGACATGTTCATGAATAACGTGGACCAATTGACCGTCCACATCTCCGGCAATAAGGAGATGAACCGGCTGTTGACGAACCAGGACAGTCCGACGAAGACGATCTTGAACGCCGTTACGCTGAAACGGCAAATCGTAGACATCGCGCTCATGAGCAAGCAGGTGGAGAACGTCTGGATGATCGTGGATCCGCTCGGCACGTTAATCTCTCCGGCGACGGGAGGTCGACCGTTCCATTACGCGGATTTGGACTGGTATCAAGCGACGATCGCCGCGCAGGGCGGCGTCGTCCTCATCCTCCCGTCCCAGGACGCGCCTCAACCTCATCCTCAGCAAACTTACATGTACGGGGATCCCGCTTTTGACCCCGCGCAGAATGCGGAGCTGCTGACGCTGACCCGGAAGATGGGTCTCGGTATCCACGGCAGCGCCGCATCGCGCAGCGTCGTCGGGGTATCCGTCTCCAAAAAGACGCTGCTCGAGTTCGGCAATCGGTTGTTGTTTACCGACGATTCTCACATCTTTCTCGTATCCCCGCAAGGCGAGCTCATTGCCTCCACCTTATCCGAACCCGCTTCCGTCCCTTGGAGGGAGTGGGTCGGACGGAACGTATCCGGCAGGAGGGTGCCATATTCCTCCGATCCGATGTATGTGACGAGCGTCTCGTCCCAGTCGTCCGACTGGTCCATGATCCTCATCCAACCGGAGCGTCTCATCAAACACGAGCCGGCCCAGCTCCAGCGATTCACCGTCGTCATGATCGCGGTTAGTCTTCTGCTCGCCTGCGGCGTCTCGTTGGTCGTCTACTCCGGCATCGCGTCTCCGATGAGGGGCCTGCTGAACGGCATGCGGCAATGGAAGTCCGGCAATCGGCAAGTGCAGCTGCCGAACTATCGGAAGGACGAGTTCGGGCTGTTGACCGAAGAGTTCAACCGAATGGTCGAACTGCAGGACCGATACATCCGGGAGAGCTACGAACACTTGCTGCAGAAAACAGAGACGGAACTGAAATTTTTACAATCGCAGATCAACCCCCATTTTCTATACAATACGCTGGACTCGATCTATTGGGAGACGAGAAATTACGAAGCGGGAGCCAGCAGCGAGATGGTGCTGTGTCTGAGCAAGTTTTTCCGCCTTAGCCTCATGAAGGGCAGACAAGCGTTCACGATGCAGGAGACGATGGAGCATTTGAAGTATTACATTCGAATCCAGCAGCTGCGTTTCGGCGATTCGATCGCGTTCGAGCAACGGATTTCTCCGGAGAGCGCCGGGTTATTCGTGTTGAAGCTCATTCTTCAGCCGCTCGTCGAGAACGCGATCGTCCACGGTCTCGAGAAGAAGCCCGGCGGCGGGACGCTAACGATCTCGTCCGGCGTCGAAGGGGACGATCTCGTCATTCGCGTGGAGGATACCGGGAACGGGATCCCGGAGGAGCGGCTTCGCTACATAAGGGAGGAGTTGGACAAGGTGACGGGGCAGTCGCTGCGCTCGTTCAGTCAGCCGAGGGTCGAATTGTTCGGACTCGCGAACGTTCAGACGCGATTGAAGCTGTATTACGGCGAGGGGAGCGGCGTCGTCGTCGAAAGCGAAGGTGGTCGGGGCACGCGCAGCGTCGTTCGCATCCCGGTCGAGCTGTGCGGGTCGGAGAGCAGAGGAGGGGGAGCCGCTTGA
- a CDS encoding response regulator — protein MNLFLAEDEPRLLYSTAYSIPWEEYGIDVVGTATNGIDALAMIERLQPDILLLDIQMPGLDGLSVARKAMSRGTRMKVIVLSGHDDFAYAKGALELGAVRYLLKPAGEDEIVEAVRETAERIRKEREAEVDFLSLRHRWEEHLPLLRAMFFSRWIHGDYTEEEIDRQAGRLVLDLPSDRLYALTVFELDPADEPSAEDASFESFALQTIAEDFFGTKGILVFQDAEQRVAALYIGKEDEIADEFAFRANDGASKLLALTEDALKRTASAGVSSLGGRGDAPTLYRQAIRALLERAWLGNNLVIPFTERTEDGLPAPATPEFERELETALGMGAADRAAELIAERFDPRGGELRSLEYFQEQALYLYSLLIRTIHKNGWSVRETAGDEFMDFMQPEALKNPVLAMHWLQRAARRIVHYGGLQRSTMMHRLISRLLAMIEEDLSLDITLHSAAEKLYLAPAYLSRLFKKETGVAFSAYLTDRKMTKARDLLMDGAKVYEAAAAVGYRDVSHFTKMFRRFWGTTPGELGRAGKGVS, from the coding sequence TTGAACCTGTTTCTTGCCGAAGACGAACCGAGACTTCTATATAGCACTGCCTATTCCATTCCTTGGGAGGAGTACGGAATCGACGTCGTCGGGACCGCGACGAACGGAATCGACGCGCTCGCGATGATCGAGCGTCTGCAGCCGGATATTCTCCTGCTCGACATCCAGATGCCCGGATTGGACGGCTTGTCCGTCGCTCGAAAGGCGATGTCGCGCGGGACGCGAATGAAAGTCATCGTGCTGAGCGGTCACGACGATTTCGCGTACGCGAAGGGGGCGCTGGAGCTGGGCGCCGTCCGGTATTTATTGAAGCCGGCGGGCGAGGACGAAATCGTCGAGGCGGTTCGGGAAACGGCGGAGCGAATCCGCAAGGAGCGGGAAGCGGAAGTCGATTTCCTGTCGCTGAGACATAGGTGGGAGGAGCATCTGCCGCTGCTTCGGGCGATGTTCTTCAGCCGCTGGATTCACGGCGATTATACGGAGGAGGAAATCGACCGGCAGGCGGGGCGGTTGGTATTGGACCTGCCGTCGGACCGGCTGTATGCGTTGACGGTGTTCGAGTTGGATCCGGCCGACGAGCCGTCGGCGGAGGACGCTTCGTTCGAATCGTTCGCGCTGCAGACCATCGCGGAGGACTTCTTCGGTACGAAGGGGATCCTCGTCTTTCAGGATGCGGAGCAGCGCGTCGCCGCTTTGTATATAGGCAAGGAGGACGAGATTGCGGACGAGTTCGCGTTCCGCGCGAACGACGGCGCGTCGAAGCTGCTCGCGCTGACCGAAGACGCCCTCAAGCGAACCGCCAGCGCCGGAGTCTCTTCGCTCGGAGGTCGGGGCGACGCCCCGACGCTGTACCGGCAGGCGATCCGCGCGCTGCTCGAACGGGCATGGTTGGGCAACAACCTGGTAATCCCGTTCACGGAACGAACGGAAGACGGCTTGCCGGCGCCGGCGACCCCCGAATTCGAACGCGAGCTCGAGACGGCGCTTGGCATGGGGGCCGCGGACCGCGCCGCGGAGTTGATCGCCGAACGATTCGACCCTCGCGGCGGGGAATTGCGGTCTCTCGAATATTTTCAGGAACAGGCGCTCTATCTCTACAGCTTATTGATTCGTACGATCCACAAGAACGGTTGGTCGGTTAGGGAGACGGCAGGCGACGAATTCATGGATTTCATGCAGCCGGAGGCGTTGAAGAATCCCGTTCTTGCGATGCACTGGCTGCAGCGGGCGGCTCGTCGCATCGTTCACTACGGCGGTCTGCAGCGCAGCACGATGATGCACCGGCTCATCAGCCGGCTGCTTGCGATGATCGAAGAAGACCTAAGTCTCGATATTACGCTTCACTCCGCCGCGGAAAAGCTGTACTTGGCTCCGGCCTATTTAAGCCGTCTGTTCAAGAAAGAAACCGGCGTCGCGTTTTCCGCATACTTAACCGATCGGAAGATGACCAAAGCTCGCGATCTGCTGATGGACGGCGCCAAAGTATACGAGGCCGCCGCCGCAGTCGGATACCGCGACGTCAGCCATTTCACGAAGATGTTCCGCAGGTTCTGGGGAACGACGCCGGGCGAGCTGGGACGAGCGGGGAAGGGCGTTTCGTAA
- a CDS encoding DUF5107 domain-containing protein, which translates to MTTEHDDRAAAYRESITLPTYPVRTANINPIIREYRREKPYPYKLYDDLDDRPTTAAYEALAIENEYLKVMALPALGGKLYSAFDKRNGQEVFYRNNVVKPQLVGLTGAWTSGGVEFNFPTGHRPTAMEVIDTELRTNDDGSASIFIGEIDKVSELRFSVELRLYPGKAYIEQTVRIHNPTPLPQRFFFWNTASYPETDELECRYPSKWKIDEGSRERTPWPMDGNVDVRWASRIRKFSSVFASLTDEDFFGVYDNLRKRGTVHVADHREVPGKKYWAWGRAGLGMRWQRLLTDKDGPYIEHQAGDVETQNEYRFLRPYQTNEWKEYWFQAVETGPFTYASKELAATTRFRRGAGDALQLDLTLSANEPMAGAAVAIVHDGTEVFRAEGDWTPANNVYAEAELHYRCLSEGDLRLVVTVGGETVVDHLVNRSLPAVEQAEAPAAVPWKDVVATPAFRIAEAEQRNHYMEALRLYDELLRDNPAYVEAYVGKAVVQLKMLLPDDAEATLAAALRLTPFSQEIPYYFGLVRMLQGRKKEARTFLLRVNDTSALAAASNILLGKLAMQEGEYAKALQYVEKAAKRPADADTADVLSAVCLRKLGRKERAGELLGSILSRDPLNHAAAVESDITSGTLRAKSLVRGDEFFALSLAAFYDQIGDREAQLAVLANYTDRRNPLVLYQLGWLHAEAGDLEEAERSFREAEEAPLNWVFPSLPSTLRALERAIEHSGGHAVRARYYRGLILNAKDRFGEAEAEWTRCVREGMDYSVVYLNLGTLLLRRGDAEGATAVLEDGLRRPPANQEIAVTLNSIYKREGRIDKRLALLGDTVDASRLSQLFARMTIGIWNDAGRYREAMDLLSSYPFRSWENEYFPDLSLAKLYRTARMALARIAMQEGRWDDAIGELERVSEFPENTGLGTTWNQSFAEERYWMGVCLEKKGDFSEALQRYNEAAAERLDDTAPEYEYIVKAMHRKVELEWLGFGR; encoded by the coding sequence ATGACGACGGAACACGACGATCGAGCGGCGGCCTATCGAGAAAGCATCACCCTACCGACATACCCGGTGCGGACCGCGAACATCAACCCTATCATCCGGGAATACCGGCGCGAGAAGCCATACCCGTATAAGCTGTACGACGATTTGGACGACCGGCCGACGACTGCGGCATACGAGGCGCTCGCGATCGAGAACGAGTACCTGAAGGTCATGGCTCTTCCGGCGTTGGGCGGCAAATTGTATTCCGCATTCGACAAGAGGAACGGGCAAGAGGTGTTTTACCGCAACAACGTCGTGAAGCCGCAGCTGGTAGGCTTAACGGGGGCATGGACGTCCGGAGGCGTCGAATTCAACTTCCCGACGGGGCATCGCCCGACCGCGATGGAGGTCATCGACACGGAGCTCAGAACCAACGACGACGGCTCCGCCTCGATTTTCATCGGCGAAATCGACAAGGTCAGCGAGCTGCGGTTTTCGGTCGAGCTTCGGCTGTATCCGGGGAAGGCGTACATCGAACAGACGGTCCGCATCCATAACCCGACGCCGCTGCCGCAGCGGTTCTTCTTCTGGAACACGGCTTCGTATCCGGAGACGGACGAACTCGAGTGCCGTTATCCGTCCAAGTGGAAGATCGACGAGGGCAGCCGGGAACGCACCCCTTGGCCGATGGACGGGAACGTCGACGTACGCTGGGCGAGCCGAATCCGGAAGTTTTCCTCCGTATTCGCATCGCTGACGGACGAGGATTTCTTCGGCGTATACGACAATCTCCGAAAGCGCGGTACGGTTCATGTGGCGGACCACCGCGAGGTTCCCGGCAAAAAATATTGGGCGTGGGGGCGAGCGGGGCTCGGCATGCGCTGGCAACGGCTGTTGACGGACAAGGACGGCCCGTACATTGAACATCAGGCGGGGGACGTCGAGACGCAAAACGAATACCGGTTCCTGCGGCCGTACCAGACGAACGAATGGAAGGAATATTGGTTCCAAGCGGTGGAGACCGGGCCGTTCACGTATGCTTCCAAGGAACTCGCGGCTACGACCCGATTTCGACGCGGAGCGGGCGACGCGCTGCAACTGGATTTGACGTTGTCCGCGAACGAGCCGATGGCGGGAGCGGCCGTCGCGATCGTGCACGACGGGACGGAAGTATTCCGCGCCGAAGGGGATTGGACGCCCGCGAACAATGTGTACGCCGAGGCGGAGCTGCATTACCGCTGTTTGTCGGAAGGCGACCTGCGTTTGGTCGTGACGGTCGGCGGCGAAACCGTCGTCGATCATCTCGTGAATCGATCGTTGCCGGCGGTGGAGCAAGCCGAAGCGCCCGCGGCGGTGCCTTGGAAGGACGTCGTCGCGACGCCGGCGTTCCGGATCGCCGAGGCGGAGCAGCGAAACCACTATATGGAAGCGCTTCGATTGTATGACGAGCTGCTGCGCGACAACCCGGCATATGTCGAGGCATACGTAGGCAAGGCGGTCGTTCAACTAAAGATGCTGCTTCCGGACGATGCCGAAGCCACCTTGGCCGCAGCGCTCCGGTTGACGCCTTTCTCTCAAGAAATCCCGTACTACTTCGGACTCGTGCGCATGCTGCAAGGGAGGAAGAAAGAGGCGAGGACGTTCCTGCTGCGGGTGAACGACACGTCGGCGTTGGCGGCCGCTTCGAATATTCTGCTAGGCAAGTTGGCGATGCAGGAAGGGGAGTATGCCAAAGCGCTTCAGTATGTAGAGAAAGCGGCCAAACGACCGGCCGACGCCGACACGGCGGACGTCCTGTCGGCGGTGTGCCTGCGCAAGCTGGGAAGAAAGGAGCGCGCCGGCGAGCTCCTCGGCTCGATCTTGTCGAGGGACCCGCTCAACCATGCGGCGGCGGTGGAATCGGACATAACGTCAGGAACGCTCCGCGCGAAGTCGCTGGTTCGCGGGGACGAGTTTTTCGCGCTCTCGCTCGCGGCTTTCTACGACCAGATCGGGGACAGGGAAGCGCAGCTCGCCGTACTGGCGAACTATACGGATCGCCGAAATCCGCTCGTGCTGTACCAGCTCGGTTGGCTGCACGCGGAGGCGGGTGATCTCGAGGAAGCGGAGCGGTCGTTCCGCGAAGCCGAGGAGGCGCCGCTGAATTGGGTGTTCCCGAGCCTGCCGTCGACGCTCCGCGCGTTGGAGCGCGCCATCGAACATAGCGGCGGCCATGCGGTACGAGCGCGGTATTACCGCGGATTAATCTTGAACGCGAAGGATCGCTTCGGGGAGGCGGAGGCCGAGTGGACCCGATGCGTGCGCGAAGGGATGGACTATTCGGTCGTATACTTGAACCTCGGCACGCTGCTGCTTCGCCGCGGCGACGCCGAAGGGGCGACGGCCGTGCTGGAGGACGGACTTCGCCGCCCGCCGGCCAATCAAGAGATCGCCGTCACGCTGAACTCGATTTATAAGCGGGAGGGCCGGATCGACAAGCGGCTCGCTTTACTTGGCGATACCGTCGATGCGAGCCGTCTCAGCCAGTTGTTCGCGCGCATGACGATCGGCATATGGAACGATGCCGGCCGATACCGGGAAGCGATGGATTTGCTGTCAAGCTACCCATTCCGCAGCTGGGAGAACGAATATTTTCCGGATCTGTCGCTCGCGAAGCTATATCGGACCGCGCGAATGGCGCTCGCCCGCATTGCAATGCAAGAGGGGCGCTGGGACGACGCCATCGGCGAATTGGAACGGGTGTCGGAATTTCCGGAAAATACGGGGCTCGGAACGACGTGGAATCAATCGTTCGCGGAGGAGCGGTATTGGATGGGCGTCTGTCTCGAAAAGAAGGGCGATTTCTCCGAGGCGTTGCAGCGTTATAACGAAGCGGCGGCCGAACGGCTCGACGATACGGCGCCGGAATACGAGTATATCGTGAAGGCGATGCATCGGAAGGTAGAGCTGGAATGGCTCGGTTTCGGGCGATGA